The following DNA comes from Janthinobacterium sp. TB1-E2.
TCGACGGGCAAGGCGCCGCTGCCGATCTGGCTTTTCATGGCTTCGGCGGTGACCACATAGTCGGCACCGAGTACGCTTTGCAGCAGCGGCAGCACGGTTTCCGCCTGCGTGCGCATGGCGGCGGCGGGACGCGTCAGCAAACGCAAGGTGGTCAGCCGTTCGGCCAGCAAGTCCGGCGCGCGGTACAGCTGCAGCACGGGGGCCAGCGCGGCCAGGGTCAGCTTGCCGACGCGCAGTGCACGTTTCAATGGGTTGCGCTTGATCTTCGCGATCAAGTCTGCCCGCCCGACGATGACGCCGCACTGCGGGCCACCCAGCAATTTGTCGCCGCTGAAGGTCACCAGGTCGGCGCCCGCTGCTATCGTTTCGCGCACCGTCGTTTCATGCGGCAAGCCATATTGCGCCAGGTCGACCAGGGTGCCGCTGCCCAGGTCCACGGCCGTCGGCACGCCATGTTTTACGGCCAGCGGCACGAGTTCGTCGAGCTCCACGCTTTTCGTGAAACCGGTAATCGCGTAATTGCTGCAATGGACCTTCATCAGCAAGGCCGTGTTCTCGTTCACGCCATGCGCGTAATCGGCCAGGTGCGTGCGATTGGTGCTGCCCACTTCGCGCAGCACGGCGCCCGCGCGCGTCATGACGTCGGGGATGCGGAAGGCGCCGCCGATTTCCACCAGCTCGCCGCGCGAGACGACGACCTCCTTGTTCTGCGCCAGGGTATTGAGCATCAGCAGCACGGCGGCCGCGTTGTTGTTGACGATGGTGGCCGCTTCGGCGCCCGTCAGTTCGCGCAGCAATTCCTCGACCAGGTCGTCGCGGTCGCCGCGCTTGCCCGTCTCCAGGTCGAATTCCAGGTTCATCGGCCACTGCAACGCTTCCACCACGGCTTGCACGGCCGTATCGGGCAGCAGTGCGCGGCCCAGGTTCGTGTGCAGCACGGTGCCCGTCAGGTTGAAGACGGCGCGCAGCTGCGGGCGCGCTTGCGCTAGCAGCCGCTCATCCATTTGCGCGGCGATGGCGGCAATCGATGCGCCCTCTTCGCACACTGCGCCCGCCAGCATGGCCGTGCGCAGTTCGGCCAGCACGGCGCGCGCGCAGGCCAGGGTCTGCACGCGGCCATAGCGCGCGATCAGGTCCAGGCAAGCCGCGTCGCCCAGGATGCGGTCGACCGACGGCAGGCGCACGGTTTGCCCCGTCGTCATGACGGCTGATCCGAGCTTTTACCCAGCCACAGCAGCGGATTGCCGCTGGCGCGCTGGTAGCCCGCTTCGCCCACCAGCAGGTCGAGCATCAGGCTGGCCAGATCGTCGGCCAGCGGCTCGACGTTGTAATCGTGTTCCTGGTTGAAGACTTTTCGATAGGTATGGCAGTCGTCGCAGGTTTCCGCGCGCGCCACCTTCTTCGGATCGTTCGCCTTGTTGGGCAGCTTGTCGTCCTTGGCCGTCACGGGGTCGAACGGCTTGGCGTCGGCCGCGTCCAGGCCCTGGTAGGCGATCTTGCCATTCTGTTCGCAGGTCGAGCACTTGACGCGCACCATATGCCATTCGCTTTCGCAAATGCCGCAGTGCAGGTAGCGGTAGCCCTGCGACTGGCCGCCGATGCGGATCACGCTGGCGACCGGATGCGAGCCGCAGACGGGACACAGGGTGCCCGTTTCCAGATCCGGCACGCGCGCGGCGCGCAGTTCGCTGGCCGACACCGACCATAGAATTTGCAGGGCGGCCGCGACGAATGGCGCATGCATGGGATTGAGGTTGTCGCCGTTTTCATCGAGCACGGCATCGGCGCAGGCGTCCAGCGCTGGCGCATCGAGCGCGCGCAGCTGGGCCAGCACCTGGGTCAGGCCGCCGGACAAGGCCGGCTGGCTTGCCGCCGTGGCGGCCAGTTCATCGAGCAGGCTGGCGAAAATGTCGCGCCAGACGGGCGGACGGGCGCCGCTGACGGGCAGCACCGGCATGCGGTGCTGGATGGCGCGGCGCAGCGCGTCGGGATCGGCGGCA
Coding sequences within:
- the selA gene encoding L-seryl-tRNA(Sec) selenium transferase; translated protein: MTTGQTVRLPSVDRILGDAACLDLIARYGRVQTLACARAVLAELRTAMLAGAVCEEGASIAAIAAQMDERLLAQARPQLRAVFNLTGTVLHTNLGRALLPDTAVQAVVEALQWPMNLEFDLETGKRGDRDDLVEELLRELTGAEAATIVNNNAAAVLLMLNTLAQNKEVVVSRGELVEIGGAFRIPDVMTRAGAVLREVGSTNRTHLADYAHGVNENTALLMKVHCSNYAITGFTKSVELDELVPLAVKHGVPTAVDLGSGTLVDLAQYGLPHETTVRETIAAGADLVTFSGDKLLGGPQCGVIVGRADLIAKIKRNPLKRALRVGKLTLAALAPVLQLYRAPDLLAERLTTLRLLTRPAAAMRTQAETVLPLLQSVLGADYVVTAEAMKSQIGSGALPVDQLPSFGLCVRSAPGSRLSNPLGVLELRLRALPCPVIGRIGQDTLWLDLRCLEAAHETAFIAQLAELSA
- the fdhE gene encoding formate dehydrogenase accessory protein FdhE, producing MVQRILQPGEIEGLDHNAIPRLLLPQPGSLFTARALRLRELAQGNIKGIPVDAGMQGYLVLMAALADAQAAVVGKLAPGAVPAADPDALRRAIQHRMPVLPVSGARPPVWRDIFASLLDELAATAASQPALSGGLTQVLAQLRALDAPALDACADAVLDENGDNLNPMHAPFVAAALQILWSVSASELRAARVPDLETGTLCPVCGSHPVASVIRIGGQSQGYRYLHCGICESEWHMVRVKCSTCEQNGKIAYQGLDAADAKPFDPVTAKDDKLPNKANDPKKVARAETCDDCHTYRKVFNQEHDYNVEPLADDLASLMLDLLVGEAGYQRASGNPLLWLGKSSDQPS